CGGCACCCGCCGCGGCGCTGTTGGCCTGAGCCAGGAGGAACCGACATGGACCCGATCCTGGCTGCACTCCCGCTCTCGCTGTTGAAGCTCGTTGAAGGCAGTTTGTCCAACGACGAAGTTTCCTCCGACGAGGAAATGCTGGGGTACTTCATCGACAACGGCCTCACCGAGGAGCAGGCACGGCAGGCGCTGACCTACCGCGACCAGTACCTCAACAACATCTACCTGGACGGCTTCACGCCGATCACCGCGGTGGACGAGGCGCTTCACTTCAATCCGCACACCCAACAGTTCGAGCCGGACTGAGCGGTTTTCTTCCACCCCCTGGGGCAGTACTTGCCCCAGCGGGCGGTGCTGTTCCCGTTCATCCGAGGACACCACCATGCCCGCAAACACTTCTTCCACGCTGTACCGCATCGACGAATGCCCGGACGTGATGGCCGACGCCTGCGTCGGCGATGACCAGGGCAACCTGATCTTCCTGTCCATCTGGGCGCGGGACACCGCCGTCCAGCAGTTCCTTGCACGCCTGACCCTCGGGCGCGACGAGCAGGGACTGGACCAGTTCCACGTCATCACCGACCAGGGCGGCAGCGTCCCGGTATTCATCGGCAACGTCGATCGCCTGGAAAAGCGCATCACGCGCGCCTACCGGCGAACGCTGTTCGGTTCGCTGTCCAACGTGTGGCTGTTCGACCGGCGCTGCGTCAAGCCCGACAAGGCCAACGCCAGCGCATTGGCACTGCTGCCACGTGACAGCGCCCACCGGCTTGACCGCCTGTGGATGCTGGTGCGGGACACCTGCCCGTTGCCGCTGCTCGACCACTGGCGCGAGACCGTGCTGGAACTGCTGCAAAGCCGCGAGATGCTGGCCCGCCTTCCGTTCGCCCTCGGGCCGCTGGAAGGCCATCGGCTCGCCATCGACGTGCCGGCGCTGAGCTTGGCGCTGGGCTCCCTGATCCGCAGTGACGCGCTCACCGCCTATCCCTATCCGGCCAAGATTTGGACGCCGGAAGCGGTAGCGGCTTGACCCACCCTCGGAGGCACGCCTTGGCGTGCTTCCGTCATTCATCCCCGCCAACCAGGAGACTTCCATGGCTCTCATGTTCCCGCGGCTCGCCCGCAATTTCGCCAAAAATGGGTACTACCCGACCGACGAACCCACGCTCGAAAGAGCCCTCAACGCACTGATGCCCAGCGACGGGCCGATGTGCATCCTCGATCCCTGCGCCGGTGAAGGCGTGGCAATCGCCGAAGCCTCTCATGCCCTCGGGCGCGAACAGACCAAGGCGTTCGCCGTCGAATTCGACGCCGAGCGGGCGCGCCATGCCCGCGGCCTGGTCGATCACTGCCTGCACGCGGACCTGATGGACACGATGATCTCCAAGCAGTCCTTCGGACTACTGTGGCTGAATCCACCGTATGGCGACCTGTCCAAGGACGTCAACGGCAACATCGGCTATCAGGGCCAGGGCCGTGCCCGCCTCGAAAAGCTGTTCTATCAGCGTTCGCTGTCGCTGTTGCAATACGGCGGCGTGCTGGTCTTCATCGTCCCCGGCTACGTGCTCGACGCGGAGCTGGTCGGCTGGTTGACGCGCCACTACACCGATCTGCGTATCTACCGAGCGGTGGAAACGCAGTTCAAGCAGGTGGTGATCTTCGGCCGCCGGGTCCGTCAGCGGGAGCTGGCACCCGATGGCGTCAAGGCCGTGCGCAATCTGCTGCTGCAGGTTGGGCTTGGCGAAGTCGAAGCCGAGGAACTGCCGAGCGAATGGCCGTTCCTGCCGTACATCGTCCCCGCCAGTCCGGCCGAGCCGGAGCATTTCTTCCGCGTGACGATGGAGCCCGAACAGTTCGCCGACGAGGTTGGCCGGCTGCAAGGCCTTTGGCCGTCGCTGGACACGCACTTGGGGACCGCGCAGCAGTCGCTGCGTCCACCGGCGCGGGCCTTGTCCCACTGGCATCTCGCCCTGGCTCTGGCCGCGGGCGCGATCTCCGGCGTCGTGCGCTCCCAGACGGGGCGCGTGCTCGTCGTCAAAGGTGACACCCACAAGGACAAGACGCTCCAGCGGGAATTCACCGAACGCGAAGACGGCTCCATCGCCGAGACACGCATCCTCACCGACAAGTTCGTGCCCGTCATCCGAGCGTGGGACATGACGCCTGGCTCCCCGACACGGGGCGAGGTGTTGACCATTCGCTGATCTACCGGACGCGCTGCCGTCCTGCCGTACCACATCGAAGGAGAAACACCATGTTCCCCAATCCGTTCAAGCGGCCTGCGCCGCACAAGCAACCGTTGTTCGCACCGAGTGCGTTGAAGTTGAGCGAGAAGGTGCATTGGCTGGCCCGGCGAGGTCTGATCGACCCCTTGGCCTATGTCCAGCGCCATGTGCGCGGGGACTGGGGCGAGATCGATGAGGCCACACGCCAAGCCAACGACGTAGCGATCCAACAGGACAACCTGATGATCTCGCAGTTCAGGATCACGCCGGACCTGGTGCTGATCGCCAAAACCAGCGAGGACCACTAGACCACGGTGGTCCAGCTTCCCGAAGAGCGGGACCTGATCTGAGGCCCCACATTGTCATCCTCATCCACCTGACGGAGCCACTTCACTCCGTCAGGGGTGTCGTGGCTCAATGACCCATCAAGGAGGAGCCCATGGCATCGCATCGCATCGAAACCTACTGCCGGCGGCTGGCGTTCCCCATCGGGGCGCTCATCTTCAGCAGAGGTGTTGACCGCCTGGTCCGCGCGGGTCGCCTGGACCCGATCCCGTACTTCAGGCGCCACACCCGTGGCGACTGGGGCGACGTCAACATCCAGCAATGGCAGACGAACAGCAGCGCGCTTCAATCGGGCGCGTCGCTGGAATCGCACTACGTGATCCACCCAGGGCTGGCCATCCGCATCGTCACCGATGCGCAGCGCAGCGCTACCGTCATCGTGCTTCCGTCCGAAGACTGAGCACGGTTCACCCGCGGGCCATTTAGGCCAGCATCTTCAACCATCTTCGGCCACGCGCCGATTCTCTTCCCACCACGGGGCATGCCATTGCCCCGCTGGGGGTGGTGCATGCCCCATTTTTCATTGGAGCATCACCATGTCCCTCGATCTCGAAACCATTGCCGCTGACGCCGCGCCCGTACAGGGCGAACTGCTCGACGCGGAATCATCCCCTCTGACCCTGAGCCTTCAGGATTTCGTCGGCGAGTTCGGCGACGAACTGCTCGACGCCCTCAACAGCGCCAATCCGCCGGTCTATACCGGCCAACCGCAGGCGCACCGGCAACTCATCGTCGCCAGCCTCAAACGCAAGCTGTTCCCGGCCCAGGCCGAAGTCGTCCACGCTGCTGCCGAGTTGCTGATCGACCGTGGCGAACGCGCCGCGATCGTCAATGGCGAAATGGGTTGCGGCAAGACGACTGTCGGCATCGCCATGGCCGCCGTGCTCAATGCCGAAGGCTACCGCCGTACCCTGGTCCTGTCGCCACCGCACCTGGTTTACAAGTGGCGGCGCGAGATCCAGGAGACGGTGGCCGGCGCCAAGGTATGGGTGCTCAATGGGCCGGATACGCTCGTCAAACTCATCAAGCTGCGTGAGCAGCTGGGTGTGCAGCCCACGGGCCAGGAGTTCTTCGTCCTGGGGCGCGTCAGGATGCGGATGGGGTTCCACTGGAAGCCTGTCTTCACCCAGCGGCGCACTCGCCACGGCGACGTGGCCGCGTGCCCGGACTGCGGCACGGTCATCACCGACCTCGACGGCGAGCCGGTCAACCCGGTCGCGCTCGAAGCCGAGGAATACCGCAGGAAGTGCGGCCACTGCGCCGCGCCCCTGTGGACGCTGATCCGCCCGCGCAGCCTGTCCGGCAGCGACCAGTCTTCGGCCGTGCTGAAAGCCCTGAAGCGCATCCCGACGATCGGGGAAGTCACCGCGCAGAAGCTGATGCAGAAGTTCGGCGACGGCTTCCTGGCCTCGATGCTGGGTGACAACATCCATGAGTTCATCAACTTGATGGACGGCAACGGCGAGCTGGTGTTTTCCGACCGTCAGGCCACGCGCATGGAGCGTGCGATGGCCAACATGGAGTTCGGCTTTGGCGAGGGCGGTTATCAACCCTCGGAGTTCATCAAGAGGTACTTGCCGCAAGGCACGTTCGATCTGCTCATCGCTGATGAAGCGCATGAGTACAAGAACGGCGGTTCCGCACAGGGCCAGGCCATGGGCGTGCTGGCGGCAAAGGCTCGGAAGACCTTGCTGCTGACCGGCACGTTGATGGGCGGCTACGGCGACGATCTCTTTTATCTGCTGTTCCGCGCCTTGCCTGGGCGGATGATCGAAGACGGCTACCGCCCGACCACGAGCGGCAGCATGACGTCGGCCGCCATGGCGTTCATGAGGGACCACGGGGTCCTCAAGGATATTTATTCCGAGAGCACCGGCACGGCGCACAAGACCGCGAAGGGCACGAAAGTCAGTGTCAGAACGGTCAAGGCCCCGGGCTTCGGGCCCAAGGGCGTGCTGCGCTGCATCCTGCCGTTCACGATCTTTCTCAAGCTCAAGGACATCGGCGGCAATGTACTTCCGCCGTATGACGAGGAGTTCCGCGAAGTCGCGATGGACACGGCGCAAGCCGCGGCCTACCGCGACCTGGCGGGTCGGCTGACCGCGGAGCTGAAACAGGCTCTGGCGCGACGCGATACGACCTTGCTGGGCGTGGTCCTCAACGTGCTGCTGGCCTGGCCGGATTGCTGCTTCCGGTCGGAGACCGTGGTGCATCCGCGCACGCGCAACACCTTGGCGTTCGTCCCGGCTCAGTTCAACGAGTTCGAGGTGACGCCGAAAGAGCGCGAGCTGATCGACATCTGCAAAGAGGAGAAGGCGCAGGGCCGCAAGGTCCTTGCCTACACGGTCTATACCGGCACGCGCGACACCACGTCGCGCCTGAAGGTGCTGCTGGAGCAGGAAGGCTTCAAGGTGGCGGTGCTGCGCGCAAGCGTGGATGCCAGCCGCCGCGAAGACTGGATCGCCGAGCAACTGGACCGTGGCATCGACGTGCTCATCACCAACCCCGAGCTGGTCAAGACGGGGCTGGACCTGTTGGAGTTCCCGACGATCGTGTTCATGCAGTCGGGCTACAACGTGTACTCGCTCCAGCAGGCGGCACGCCGCTCCTGGCGCATCGGGCAGAAGCACCCCGTGCGCGTGATCTACCTCGGCTACGCCGGTTCTTCGCAGATGACCTGCCTGGAGCTGATGGCCAAGAAGATCATGGTCTCGCAGTCCACCTCGGGCGACGTGCCCGAATCGGGGCTGGATGTCCTGAACCAGGACGGTGATTCCGTCGAGGTCGCACTGGCCCGGCAGCTTGTCGCCGCATGACACGTTCCACTTACGGCCCTTCGGGGCCGTTTTTTTTTCCGCTCCCGGCAAAGCGGATGGCGTGTGGTTCGCATTGTTTGCTGCCGCTCGCGGCCCGAGCGGCGATGGTGAGGGCTCGATGTTTCAGGACGCCGAGCTATGTGCCCCTCTCCACCGTGGTTTTACCATGCCGAACGCCGCCTTCTGGCGGGATTTCTCGGCCTGCTGTGGTCGGCGCTGGCGGGCGGCTGCGCAACGACCACGATGCCAACCGCACCCGACCTCATCGAGGAAGTGTCGGCCGCGCCGGAAGCCAGCGCACCCGAGCTCATTCCCGTCGTGCGCTATGGCCGCTACACCCTCGTGGAGATGGCGCCCACAGCGGCGCAGCGCGACCTGCTGATGCAGGTCATCGACGTGGCCATGCCTGAGGATGCCCGTGCCACAGTCGGCGACGGGCTGCGACATGTACTCAAGCGCAGCGGTTACGGCCTGTGCCAGACCGCGCATGCCGTGGTCGAGCTGTACGCGCTGCCATTGCCGGCGGCACACCTCCATCTCGGCCCCATGACCTTGCGCGATGCGCTGCTCACGCTGGCTGGCCCGGCCTGGGAATTGCACGCGGATGACCGCGCACGGCAGATTTGCTTCGAGCGGCCCGGTTACCGCGCGATCGCCGAGCACACATCCGAGCCGCCCGCCACCGAGGCGGTGCAGACGTTCCCGCTGGCGCCCGCGGCTTCGGGAGGCCAGCCATGAATGCCCCGCATCCGGCCCAACGCTCAACCGCCGCGGTTGTCGTACAGAGCCTCTTCTGGCTTTGGCTGATCGGCCTCAGCGTCATCGTGGCACTGGGCTACCTGGCGATGCGCGATCAAACCGACCAGGAGCGCCTAGATTCCCGCCTGCAACGCCTCGAAGCGCAGGCGACGGGCCTGGCCGAGACGATCGAGGCCATCCAGCAGCGCCCAGCCGTCGCAACGGCCGCTGACCTCAAGGACACCCGCCAAGTCCTGGAAGCACGCGCTGCCCAGGTCGAGAAGTCGCTGAGCGGCTATGCCGCCGCTGACGACCTTCAGGCGCTACGCGCCGAAGTCGAGCAGATCAAGACGCGCCAGACCGCCGCGCGTGCCGCAGCACCCGCCCAGCCGCGCGCATCACGCCCGGCCGCCGCCTCCAAGGCCGAACCGCCGCCGCTGCCGTTCCGCGTCGTCGGCGCCGAACTGCGCGCCGGCCAGCGCAGCGTGTCCGTCGCGCCGAGCACTGGGGACTTCACGCCCGCCCAACTTCAGGTGCTGCTGCCCGGGGATGCGGTCGGCCCGTGGCGCCTGCAGGCGATCGAGGGAAACACCGCAGTGTTCCAGGCCGGCAACCAGACCCGCCGTGTGGCGATTCCCTGATCGGAGCACCCCATGAAGCCGTCGATCCTCTTTTCCGCGCTCGTGTTGGCGTCGGTGCAGTGGCCCATCTGGGCGCAGCAGCCCGCCACGGCCCCGGCGCGCAATGCGCAAAGCCAGGAGCGCCCGCTGGCCGCCCGCGTGCTGGTCGACCGGACGGCCAGCGAATGGGGCCTGCAACCGCAGGAATGGACACGCTACCGCGAGCTGATGGATGGGCCGCTGGGTATCTACTCGCCCAACCTGGACCCGCTGTCCGCCCTGGGCATCGAAGCTCGCACGGATGAAGAACGGCGCCGCTATGCGGAACTGCAGGTGCAGGTCGAGGCGCGCCGCGTCGAGAAGCTGCTCGCCTACCAGCGCGCCTACGACGAAGCCTGGCAACGCCTGAACCCCGGCATGCAGCGCGTGAACCTGCCCGACGACAAGCCGGGCGCTGGCGCCGCACGCGGCAGCGGGCGCATGGCGGTGTTCGTCAAGGACGGCTGCACGGCCTGCGGGCAGCTCGTGCAGCGCCTGCAATCCTCGGGCGCCGAGTTCGACCTGTACATGGTCGGCAGCCGCCAGGACGACGCTCGCATCCGCGACTGGGCCAAGCGCGCGCAGATCGACCCGGCGCGCGTGCGCGCCGGCAGCATCACGCTCAACCACGACGGCGGCCGCTGGCTGTCGCTGGGCCTGCCCGGTGATCTGCCTGCGGCCGTGCGCGAAGTGAACGGCCAATGGCAGCGCCAGCCGTAGCCGTGCCCCTGCGCGCACTGGTGCTCGCAGCCGGCCTGTATGCCGGTGCCGCCCTGGCCCAGGAGGTTCCGCCACCGGCTTACCAGCTCGCTGCCCAGCGCGCAGGCATCCCCTCGACCGTGCTCTACGCCGTGGCCTTGCAGGAGAGCGGCATCCGGCGAGACGGGGGTAAGGGTCGCATCGTCCCGTGGCCGTGGTCCCTCAACGTTGCCGGCCAGTCGCGCCGCTTCGCCACGCGCGCCGACGCCTGCGCCGGGTTGCAACAGGCAATGCGCGCCACGCCGCACACGCGCATCGACGCAGGCCTGGGCCAAATCAACCTCGGCTACCACAAGCACCGCTTCACCAGCGCGTGCGACCTGCTGGACCCATACCGCAACCTGGCCGTTGCCGCCGAGATCCTGAAGGAACAGCACACCCCCGGCGAGGACTGGCTGCTGGCGATCGGCCGCTACCACCGCCCCGCAGGCGGCGAGCCCGCCGCCCGCTATCGGCGCAGCGTGTCGCGCCACCTCGCGCGTGTGCAGGGCACGCGCCCAACCGCCGCGGTCCTCGCCGCGCGCCAGGAGACCTCCCCATGACGACATCCCATCCGGCCCACCTCGCGTTCACGGGCCTGCTCATGTTGCTGGCAGGCCTGCCGCTGGCCGCGCGTGCCGGCGAGCCGCTGATCGTGGTCGAAGACCGCGGCGGCACGTCGGTGCTGCCGTACTACGAGGCCCTCAACCTCCAGCCGCGCGCCAATGCCCCGGCGCGGCCGCCCATCCCGACGCCCCAGGTTCCTGCCACACCGGCGGACGAAGCCGCGATGCTGCCGGTGCGCAGCGCCAAGCTCACGCCCGGCACCTTCGCGCGGCGTGTGATCGAAGCGCCCGGCCTGCGGCCGTTCGTGGTAATCGGCGACGACGAGGCGTCCCGGGCCTGGTTGCAGCGCCGCGCCGCGGCCCTGCGCGAACGCGGCGCGGTCGGCCTGGTGGTCAACGTCGAGACCGCGCAGGACCTGGCACGGCTGCGCGCCCTGGTGCCGGGCGTGCCGCTCGCACCCGTGTCCGGCGATGACCTGGCCGAGCGCCTGGGTCTGCGGCACTACCCGGCGCTGATCACGGCCACCGGCATCGAGCAATGAAGCCATGTCGGGGAAACAGCCGGTCGAGGTTCTGCTACGCCCAGCGGTGGAGCTATACACCGTCGCGGCGTGTGCAGGCGCCGCGTTTCTGTGCCTGGTGGCCCCATGGTCGCTCGCGCTGAGCCCATCAATGGGCGTCGGCAGCGCCTTGGCATTCGGTGCCTACGGCGCGATCCGCTACCGCGATGCCCGCGTCATCCTGCGCTACCGGCGCAACATCCGCCGTCTGCCGCGCTACGTGATGACCAGCAAGGACGTGCCGGTCAGCCAGCAGCGCTTGTTCGTGGGCCGCGGCTTTCTGTGGGAGCAGAAGCACACCCATAGACTGATGCAGACGTACCGGCCGGAATTCCGCCGCTACGTCGAGCCGACGCCGGCCTACCGGCTGGCCAGGCGCCTGGAGGAACGGATGGAGTTCGCGCCGTTCCCGCTGTCCCGGCTGCCCTCGCTCACGGGCTGGGACGTGCCTTTCAACCCCGTGCGCCCGTTGCCGCCTGTCGGCGGCCTGCCGCGCCTGCACGGCATCGAACCCGACGAGGTGGACGTCAGCCTGCCGCTGGGCGAGCGCGTCGGGCATTCGCTGGTGCTGGGCACCACGCGGGTGGGCAAGACGCGGCTGGCCGAGTTGTTCGTCACGCAGGACATCCGGCGCAGGAACGCCGCCGGCGAGCACGAGGTCGTGATCGTCATCGACCCCAAGGGGGACGCGGACCTGCTCAAGCGGATGTACGTCGAGGCCCAGCGCGCGGGCCGTGAAGGCGAGTTCTACGTCTTCCACTTGGGCTGGCCGGACATTTCGGCGCGCTACAACGCGGTGGGCCGCTTCGGCCGCATCAGCGAAGTGGCGACCCGGGTGGCGGGGCAGCTCTCCGGCGAAGGCAACAGCGCGGCGTTCCGCGAGTTCGCATGGCGCTTCGTGAACATCATCGCTCGCGCCCTGGTGGAACTGGGGCAGCGCCCGGACTACATGCTGATCCAGCGGCACGTCATCAACATCGACGCGCTGTTCATCGAGTACGCCCAGCACTACTTCGCCAAGACGGAGCCCAAGGCCTGGGAGGTGATCGTCCAGATCGAGGCCAAACTCAACGAGAAGAACATCCCCAGGAACATGATCGGGCGCGAGAAGCGCGTCGTGGCGCTGGAGCAGTACCTCTCCCAGGCGCGCAACTACGACCCGGTGCTGGACGGCTTGCGCAGTGCAGTCCGCTACGACAAGACCTATTTCGACAAGATCGTCGCATCGCTGCTGCCACTGCTGGAGAAGCTCACGAGCGGCAAGATCGCCCAGCTTCTGGCACCGAACTACTCCGACCTGGCCGACCCACGTCCGATCTTCGATTGGATGCAGGTCATCCGAAAGCGCGCCATCGTCTATGTGGGTCTGGACGCGCTGTCCGATGCCGAGGTCGCCGCGGCGGTCGGCAATTCGATGTTCTCCGACCTGGTGTCTGTCGCCGGTCACATCTACAAGCACGGGATCGACGATGGCCTGCCGGGCGCATCGGCCGGTGCGCGCGTGCCGGTCAACGTGCACGCCGACGAGTTCAACGAGTTGATGGGCGACGAGTTCATTCCGCTCATCAACAAGGGCGGTGGCGCGGGCCTGCAAGTCACCGCATACACGCAAACGCTGTCGGACATCGAGGCCCGCATCGGCAACCGCGCGAAGGCCGGCCAGGTGATAGGGAATTTCAACAATTTGTTTCATGCTGCGCGTGCGCGAGACAGCCACCGCGGAACTGCTGACAAGGCAGTTGCCGAAGGTCGAGGTCTATACCACCACCATCGTCTCGGGCGCGACGGACAGCTCGGACATTCGCGGGGCGACGGATTTCACGTCGAACACCCAGGACCGCATCAGCATGTCCAGCGTGCCGATCATCGAGCCGTCACACGTCGTCGGCCTGCCCAAAGGCCAGTGCTTCGCGCTGCTGCAGGGCGGCCAGCTCTGGAAGGTGCGCATGCCGCTGCCGGCGCCGGACCCGGATGAAGTGATGCCGGCGGACCTGCAGCAACTGGCCGGGTACATGCGCCAGAGCTACAGCGAGGCCACGCAGTGGTGGGAGTTCACAAGCTCGCCGGCCTTGCAGGATGCGGCCTTGCAGGATGCGGCCTTGCCCGACGACCTGCTGGACGATGCCGCTGCGGCCGAGCCCGGCGCGGTGGCCACCGGCGCCGACGATGGCGCGGGCAACGAGGCCGTGCCATGAAGGACGCAGCCTCGACCGCGCAGCGGGAACAGAACCAGCGCCAGGGCCTGATCGTCGGCACCATCACCTTGCCGTTTCGGCTGCTCGGGGTGCTGATCGGCTCGCTGCTGTTCTCGATCGTGGTGGAGTGCGTCGGCATGCACCTGTTCTGGAAGGACCAGGGCTGGCGCCACTCCCAGCAGATGTTGCAGTACGAACTAAGCCATCTGTCCAACCATTTCACGCGCAGCGTGGTCGTGCAGGAGCCGGGGCGCACGGCGCACGAGCTGGTCGATACCGGCTACGAATGGGTGTTCGTGCGCTCGGGGCTGCTGGAGCGCATGAGCCGGACCGCCGAACGCGCCCGCGCGCCCAGCCAAGGACAGACGCACAACTTCCGCTACTACATCAGCCAGGTCTATATCTGGACCGAGAGTTACCTGATCGCCGCGGCTTTCACGACGCTCACGTTCCTGGTGCGCCTGCTGGTCCTGGTGCTCACGCTGCCGTTGATCTTCACGGCGGCATTCGTTGGCCTCATCGACGGCCTGGTGCGACGGGACGTGCGCCGGTTCGGTGCAGGCCGGGAATCGGGCTTCATCTACCACCGCGCGAAAGCCAGCTTGATGCCACTGGCCGTGCTGCCATGGGTCACGTACCTGGCGCTGCCGATTTCAGTGCATCCGCTGGTCATTCTGCTGCCCAGCGCCGCTTTGCTGGGATTGGCTGTAAGTCTGACTGCGGGGAGTTTCAAGAAGTATCTATAAGGCAACCGAGCCGGTCAGCCCAGTGCTGTCCAAGGCTAAGTGCGCATCTGAAACACCGAAAAAATCATAAACTCTCGGTTCGAAGCAGCCACTCAATCTGTCGCCGCGCGGTGGAGATGATCTGTCCAAAGATGCGGTCTTCAACATCCGGCTCGCGACTTCCGGTCGGAAAGTCGGCAGACCTACCTCCACCGACCAACAAAACCTGAACAGCAGAGCCAACGTACTTTGTCAGTTCATGTCTATAGCCAATTGCCTGTACGTAGTCACCGTGATTAAGCGCGTGGCTTGGCCGTTTGAACTCGATCAATAGATACTTGCCGCTCAGATTCTCGTTGAGAAGCAGGTCAGGACGTTTGTCGGCCTTGTCTCCCGTATAGACCTTCCCAAGAACATCTTCCACTTGTCGCCGCAATGTGCTGTTTGAGCTGAAAAGAGAATACTCCGGACCAAACACCCACAAGTTGCGCTCCAGGGCTTTGTGCAAAACGGATTCGGTAGTTGCCGCGTCACGAACAAGCGCCTCCAGTTGATCAAGAAAAACTTGGCGCGCCGCAGCTTGCTGTACCAGGAATGCCATCTCGGCCAAGCCAAACTCGTCCAGCCGCTCGGCCACCCCTGCGACGTCGCCCGGAGTTGCTTCCGCAATGTGCTCCAGAAGAATACGGTAATCGGATCGTTCCATCGCCTCCAGCAGCACATTGACCATCGGCTCGACCTTGCTCTCAGGCTCTCCGTAATACCTGTCGAGAATTTTCTTTATCGCACGGTCTGCGAATCGGCGCTTATGCTCAGGCAGGGCTGACAGACGTGCGAGAATGGCCCTTTGCAACCGAGCCTGCGCCAATTGAATTTCTTTTCGGTACTGCTGTTCATAGGCGTCCCGGAGTATTGGCTGGACATAGCCTTCCACTTCTTTCAGAAGTTCACTATTCTCAACTGCGGCGTCCCATCCTGCCGTGATGTGGTCGCGCAGCCCATCCGCCTCAATCTCGCCGTATAGCTTGCGCAAGAGCTTGGGTGGAAAGTCATCACGCTGATCCAAGCCAAAAAATCCTGGACGTCCAACGGACTTTCCATCCACACGCAAGGTGATGCCGGGCTGGCGCAAACCGGATTTTCCATCGCTGATGGCGAAGCGCAATTTTACCTTGCCCGCATGCGGCAGCTCCTGTTCCTGCTCCGAGTAGCTGCCCAGAACGTCATCGACATCTAGCCGCTTACCGTCGATCATGATGGCAAAGTCATCCTGTCGGCCATAGTCCTGCAACAGGATCTGGCGAAAACGGCTGGCATCTGGATATGCAAGGCCTTGGTTCAAATCGCTCAACGTAATCGTGGTTCCTCTCTGTTCAGGCTCGCACGCTTCGCTTTGCAAGTCGATATTCAGATGCTCGATGTCCTCAACCTGAGAAAGATCGTCAAGTCTTAACGTGATACGGCAAACTCGGCCCCGCACACGGGTTTCAAGCGACATTGAAGCGGCAGCCATGAGTCCCGAAAATTTTCCAATGCCTTTTCTCCCTTTAACAAGGCGATTCTTTCCGCTGGTTCGTTCACCTCTCCGGGAACGCCGATCCGATGCAATCGAAAGATAGTGCCGACGCAGTTCTTCCTCCGTCATGCCGGTACCGTCATCTTGGATGATGATGGGATCACCACTCAAGGGCTTCGGCAGGACAATGGTCACCTGCTCAGCATCAGCATCCCATGCGTTGTCAACGAGTTCCTTCAACGCTCGCTCGGAGGACGAATATTCCTGGCTCAGCAAGGTCGCGATACGGGAATCCACCTGGAAACGAAGATGAGCACGGCTCATATCGGAATCTCCGAGAAGATGAGAGAGAAGAAAGACTAGGACTTGACCTCGAACCGCAGGTAATCCGCGAGCCGTTTCGACTCGTTGACCTCATCATGGGACACCAGCAGGTACTTCCAGGGCTTGG
This Cupriavidus nantongensis DNA region includes the following protein-coding sequences:
- a CDS encoding TIGR03747 family integrating conjugative element membrane protein, with translation MKDAASTAQREQNQRQGLIVGTITLPFRLLGVLIGSLLFSIVVECVGMHLFWKDQGWRHSQQMLQYELSHLSNHFTRSVVVQEPGRTAHELVDTGYEWVFVRSGLLERMSRTAERARAPSQGQTHNFRYYISQVYIWTESYLIAAAFTTLTFLVRLLVLVLTLPLIFTAAFVGLIDGLVRRDVRRFGAGRESGFIYHRAKASLMPLAVLPWVTYLALPISVHPLVILLPSAALLGLAVSLTAGSFKKYL
- a CDS encoding ATP-binding protein, coding for MSRAHLRFQVDSRIATLLSQEYSSSERALKELVDNAWDADAEQVTIVLPKPLSGDPIIIQDDGTGMTEEELRRHYLSIASDRRSRRGERTSGKNRLVKGRKGIGKFSGLMAAASMSLETRVRGRVCRITLRLDDLSQVEDIEHLNIDLQSEACEPEQRGTTITLSDLNQGLAYPDASRFRQILLQDYGRQDDFAIMIDGKRLDVDDVLGSYSEQEQELPHAGKVKLRFAISDGKSGLRQPGITLRVDGKSVGRPGFFGLDQRDDFPPKLLRKLYGEIEADGLRDHITAGWDAAVENSELLKEVEGYVQPILRDAYEQQYRKEIQLAQARLQRAILARLSALPEHKRRFADRAIKKILDRYYGEPESKVEPMVNVLLEAMERSDYRILLEHIAEATPGDVAGVAERLDEFGLAEMAFLVQQAAARQVFLDQLEALVRDAATTESVLHKALERNLWVFGPEYSLFSSNSTLRRQVEDVLGKVYTGDKADKRPDLLLNENLSGKYLLIEFKRPSHALNHGDYVQAIGYRHELTKYVGSAVQVLLVGGGRSADFPTGSREPDVEDRIFGQIISTARRQIEWLLRTESL